One window of the Montipora foliosa isolate CH-2021 chromosome 4, ASM3666993v2, whole genome shotgun sequence genome contains the following:
- the LOC137999129 gene encoding uncharacterized protein, whose translation MRPILSAIGTYNYNLVKWLEQKLKPLSLNDYTITDAFAFADEICTHTMSETDILVSYDVTALFTNAPLDETIKILVNKAFTDDWFNKTYGLNLQQDQLARLLDFATTNQLFQFNGQLYQQTDGVAMGSPLGPLMANVFMCHLEEKLTPDGLMPQLYKRYVDDTLARMPSAVAAALNGLHPSLTFTMELPVDNKIPFIGIEIVKNGTKLETQVYRKPTNTGLLLHFQSHMDKRYKDNLLKTMIHRAHAVSSTTEAFNAECAKLRYIFSRLDYPVSLIDSAINNFRFRNASVNTAESNNDDSRIVRISLPFKDQVAANAVRKQLRDLSHKIGPTFQPVFVSKKLGQDLKAKETKPSIVNKQCVVYHFSCDLCDADYVGYTARHLHQRIPEHKNSAIGRHFLEAHGNNNLLKEDQFTVLRKCQSKFDCLVFEMLFIKNLKPNLNTQTDSIRAKLFV comes from the exons ATGAGGCCTATTTTATCAGCAATCGGAACTTACAATTACAATCTTGTTAAATGGCTTGAACAAAAGCTGAAGCCGCTTTCTCTAAATGATTATACAATCACTGATGCCTTTGCCTTCGCTGATGAGATCTGTACCCACACTATGAGTGAAACTGACATATTGGTCTCTTACGACGTCACAGCTCTTTTTACAAATGCACCTTTGGATGAGACCATCaaaatcttggtcaataaagccTTTACTGATGATTGGTTCAACAAAACCTATGGCCTTAATCTGCAACAGGATCAGCTTGCTAGACTTCTAGATTTTGCCACAACCAATCAGCTTTTCCAGTTTAATGGTCAACTTTACCAACAGACAGATGGTGTGGCTATGGGCTCGCCCCTTGGTCCTCTAATGGCCAATGTCTTCATGTGTCATCTTGAAGAAAAGCTTACACCCGATGGCTTGATGCCCCAATTGTACAAGAGGTACGTCGATGATACCCTGGCTAGAATGCCCAGTGCTGTTGCTGCTGCCCTGAATGGCCTACACCCCAGTCTAACATTTACGATGGAGCTTCCTGTGGATAACAAGATCCCTTTTATCGGCATTGAAATCGTCAAGAACGGAACTAAACTTGAAACTCAAgtttacagaaaaccaacaaacactGGATTGCTCCTACACTTCCAAAGTCACATGGATAAACGCTATAAAGacaatttattaaaaacaatgatACATCGTGCCCATGCCGTGTCGTCTACAACAGAGGCTTTCAATGCAGAATGTGCCAAGTTGCGCTATATATTTAGTCGCCTTGACTATCCAGTGAGTCTTATTGATTCTGCTATTA ATAATTTTCGTTTTCGAAATGCTTCAGTGAACACAGCAGAAAGTAACAATGACGATAGTAGAATAGTAAGAATTAGTCTTCCATTTAAAGATCAAGTGGCCGCTAATGCGGTTCGTAAGCAGTTACGCGATCTTAGCCATAAGATTGGCCCTACTTTCCAGCCAGTTTTCGTGAGTAAGAAATTGGGGCAAGATCTCAAAGCCAAAGAAACGAAGCCGTCAATTGTGAATAAGCAGTGTGTTGTTTAtcatttttcatgtgatctgtgcgaCGCAGATTATGTCGGGTACACAGCCCGACACCTTCATCAACGCATTCCTGAGCACAAAAATTCGGCAATCGGTAGACATTTCTTAGAAGCTCACGGTAACAACAACCTTTTGAAAGAAGACCAATTCACAGTTTTAAGAaagtgccagagcaaatttgactgtctagtatttgaaatgctcttcatcaagaatctaaagcctaatttaaatacccagacggactccatacgtgcgaaactttttgtttaa